From bacterium, the proteins below share one genomic window:
- a CDS encoding amidohydrolase family protein has protein sequence MNRGNSNDGTVDLLLRHGRVITMDPYRRILVDGAIVIHDGRIARVGPDREVAPMTTAAAIRDLGGALVHPGLVDAHVHAGSSELSRGMAPKDHADYGAVDDWLFSCRSPETDHLGALLSCMEMVTNGTTAYSDTGGSFFLEETVRAIEMVGMRGLPGYAMLDFRPQVPGRDTSAGAMSDEEAETLRTPTRECVQRLEEQMTRYPFRNGGRVRGAATMYGCMRCSDELLVQAQALARQHGAPMIMHQSWDPEEVTISEALYGCRPIEHLADIGVLDENLTLVHMNHLSEREVDLVAHSGTRVVHCPAASLRRGMGAIRVGAFPEMLAKGVPVALGSDGYSGRRDVLRQAYLAAVGFREFRGELPVLTGETVLEMATLHGARALGLEDEIGSIEVGKRADLVVHRLDRPEAHPRFRDPVDNLVYFRASSTVDTVFVDGEAVLDRGAFTRFDSEEAYRRIDEAAAEFETRVGASTYASWPLVD, from the coding sequence TTGAATCGCGGGAATAGCAATGACGGAACGGTTGACCTGCTTCTCCGCCATGGTCGTGTCATCACCATGGATCCATACCGGCGGATCCTGGTCGACGGAGCGATCGTCATCCACGACGGGCGAATAGCGAGGGTGGGGCCCGATCGTGAAGTTGCTCCGATGACGACTGCCGCAGCCATCCGCGACCTCGGGGGAGCACTGGTGCATCCGGGCTTGGTCGACGCGCACGTCCATGCCGGCAGCTCTGAACTCAGCCGTGGCATGGCGCCCAAGGACCACGCCGACTACGGGGCGGTGGACGACTGGCTGTTCAGTTGCCGCAGTCCCGAGACCGACCATCTGGGCGCCCTGCTCTCGTGCATGGAGATGGTGACCAACGGCACCACGGCCTACAGCGACACCGGCGGCTCGTTCTTCCTGGAGGAAACGGTACGGGCGATCGAGATGGTCGGGATGAGGGGATTGCCGGGATACGCGATGCTCGACTTCAGGCCGCAGGTACCCGGTCGCGACACTTCCGCGGGGGCGATGTCCGACGAGGAGGCTGAGACACTGCGCACTCCGACGCGGGAGTGCGTGCAACGGCTAGAGGAACAGATGACCCGCTACCCGTTCCGCAACGGCGGCCGGGTGCGTGGCGCAGCCACCATGTACGGCTGCATGCGGTGCTCCGACGAGTTGCTGGTCCAGGCCCAGGCCCTGGCCCGCCAGCACGGAGCCCCGATGATCATGCACCAATCGTGGGACCCCGAGGAAGTGACCATCTCCGAGGCCTTGTACGGATGCCGCCCCATCGAGCACCTGGCGGACATCGGCGTGCTGGACGAGAACCTGACCCTGGTGCACATGAACCATCTGTCAGAGCGGGAGGTGGACCTGGTCGCCCACTCCGGTACCCGGGTGGTGCACTGCCCGGCCGCATCTCTCAGACGGGGCATGGGCGCCATCCGGGTCGGCGCGTTCCCGGAGATGCTGGCCAAGGGAGTGCCGGTGGCTCTCGGCTCCGATGGCTACAGCGGGCGCCGGGACGTGCTGCGCCAGGCCTACCTTGCAGCGGTGGGGTTCCGTGAATTCCGGGGCGAACTGCCGGTCCTCACCGGCGAGACCGTCCTTGAGATGGCCACGCTCCATGGCGCCAGGGCGCTGGGTCTCGAGGACGAGATCGGATCGATCGAGGTGGGCAAGCGCGCCGACCTGGTGGTGCACCGGCTGGACAGACCGGAGGCACACCCTCGGTTCCGTGATCCTGTGGACAATCTCGTCTACTTCCGGGCGTCCAGCACCGTGGACACGGTCTTCGTCGACGGGGAGGCCGTCCTCGACCGAGGCGCCTTTACCCGCTTCGACAGCGAGGAGGCCTACCGCAGGATCGACGAGGCGGCGGCCGAGTTCGAAACGCGCGTAGGCGCTTCCACCTATGCCTCCTGGCCACTCGTCGACTGA
- a CDS encoding cytochrome P450, with product MTFVLDAYDPEFLRDPYPAFDRIREETPVFRGPGRAGERPIWFLTRHDDVRRALRDRRLGRIDQPTVDREAWGLPPLRDGLEPYYDVEHWALVWLEPPNHTKIRRLVSTAFTMRRLAGLRPRIGELADRLLDPVVERGRFDLVNDYAAPLSVQVIAELLGAPTEDWCRMLDWSSRITRMYEYNITDADTRAAVTASVEFAEYCRELMDRRRARPRDDMITALCFARTEDGTLTDTQIVSMIITLLNAGHEASVNTLANGILALIQHPDQWRLLTGGEVAPATAAEELFRWDAPIQTFDRWVVADNYEVGGQTINQYEQVTVLLGCANRDPRHFDSPNSFRIGRGDPTHVSFGGGIHHCLGAPLARLEVEVALARLATRCPDLELVEQPVRPARFVLRGFNSLRFALA from the coding sequence ATGACGTTCGTCCTCGACGCCTACGATCCCGAGTTCCTGCGCGACCCCTATCCGGCGTTCGACCGGATCCGCGAGGAGACACCCGTCTTCCGCGGTCCGGGCCGCGCCGGTGAGCGACCGATCTGGTTCCTGACCCGCCACGACGATGTCCGTCGGGCGTTGCGCGACCGCCGACTCGGTCGGATCGACCAGCCCACCGTGGACCGGGAGGCCTGGGGACTCCCCCCGCTCCGCGACGGGCTCGAGCCCTACTACGACGTGGAACATTGGGCTCTGGTGTGGTTGGAACCACCCAACCACACCAAGATCCGCCGCCTGGTCTCAACCGCCTTCACGATGCGGCGGCTAGCCGGCCTGCGACCGCGCATCGGCGAACTTGCCGACCGCCTGCTCGACCCGGTCGTCGAGCGAGGCCGCTTCGATCTGGTCAACGACTACGCGGCACCCCTGTCCGTCCAGGTGATCGCCGAGTTGCTGGGTGCCCCGACCGAGGATTGGTGCCGGATGCTCGACTGGTCGAGCCGGATCACCCGGATGTACGAGTACAACATCACCGACGCGGACACCCGCGCCGCGGTGACGGCCTCCGTGGAGTTCGCCGAGTACTGCAGGGAGCTGATGGACCGCCGGCGTGCTCGGCCCCGCGACGACATGATCACCGCCCTGTGCTTCGCCAGGACCGAGGACGGAACGCTGACCGACACCCAGATCGTGTCGATGATCATCACCCTGCTGAACGCCGGCCACGAAGCCTCCGTGAACACGCTCGCCAACGGGATCCTGGCCCTGATACAGCATCCGGACCAGTGGAGGCTCCTCACCGGCGGCGAAGTCGCCCCGGCGACCGCCGCCGAGGAACTGTTTCGCTGGGACGCTCCCATCCAGACCTTCGACCGATGGGTGGTTGCCGACAACTACGAGGTCGGCGGGCAGACGATCAATCAGTACGAACAGGTGACCGTTCTTCTCGGATGCGCCAACCGCGACCCTCGGCACTTCGACAGCCCGAACTCCTTCCGTATCGGAAGGGGCGACCCGACCCACGTCAGCTTCGGCGGGGGAATCCATCATTGCCTGGGCGCGCCCCTGGCCCGCCTAGAGGTGGAGGTGGCACTCGCCCGGCTTGCAACCCGGTGCCCTGACCTGGAACTGGTCGAGCAACCGGTGCGGCCGGCACGTTTCGTCCTGCGCGGCTTCAACTCGCTCAGGTTCGCTCTAGCCTGA
- a CDS encoding ABC transporter substrate-binding protein has translation MPTNGPRSELVLHWPGSPPSFNPFSNLSMPSWFPIWFIFDQLVNLDGEARVGPQLAESWDVSDDGRRYTFHLRRDVTWHDGAPFSAEDVAFTYTMLVDPRSTSRYQSLALPIKGAEAYAAGDAATVEGISVVDEYTVVMELAEPHFGFLATMAFPIVPKHILENVATGERVEDTDWSLRSPVGTGPFRISSYEPGGDAVFVANEAYWGGNPNLDGLRLRRLDDEAALVAFAAGDIDVMFIDALDADRVRERPGARVEAFRTCEWRTIIFNHSHPALGDRRVREAVVRAIDRQAIVRDVYKGMGEVIGSPLIMPEWAVNHRLDSQYPYDPDGARALLAEAGFADGFRVDLVTGPGAIPARHNAPFLGEVQRYLADIGIDLVLNIKPIVEYVGDYENSRFDVYTCCGASGPDPDFTAIYFHSSSMPPKGSNGARYVSAEADELLLRGRAAADPEERAAVYHRYAEVLTHDLPWAALWHENRILALDESVGGDFTELGMSWLPGTIPGSWQWTKNRAG, from the coding sequence ATGCCCACCAATGGCCCCCGCTCCGAGTTGGTTCTCCACTGGCCCGGTAGTCCGCCGTCCTTCAACCCGTTCTCCAACCTGTCGATGCCGAGCTGGTTCCCCATCTGGTTCATCTTCGACCAGCTCGTCAACCTCGACGGAGAAGCTCGGGTCGGTCCCCAGCTCGCCGAGAGCTGGGATGTTTCGGACGACGGGCGCCGATATACCTTTCACCTTCGCCGTGATGTGACCTGGCACGACGGCGCACCCTTCAGCGCGGAGGACGTCGCCTTCACGTACACGATGCTCGTCGATCCCAGATCGACGAGCAGATACCAGTCCCTGGCGCTTCCGATCAAGGGCGCCGAGGCGTACGCCGCGGGAGACGCGGCGACGGTCGAGGGCATAAGCGTGGTCGACGAGTACACGGTCGTTATGGAGCTCGCCGAGCCGCACTTCGGTTTCCTCGCGACCATGGCCTTCCCGATCGTCCCGAAGCACATCCTTGAGAACGTCGCCACGGGCGAACGGGTCGAGGACACGGACTGGTCCCTCCGCTCACCCGTCGGGACCGGACCCTTCCGGATCTCCTCGTACGAGCCCGGGGGCGACGCCGTCTTCGTAGCCAACGAGGCCTATTGGGGCGGGAACCCGAATCTGGACGGGCTGCGGCTTCGCAGGCTCGACGACGAGGCCGCTCTTGTGGCGTTCGCTGCCGGGGACATCGACGTCATGTTCATCGACGCACTCGATGCCGACCGGGTGAGAGAGCGTCCGGGTGCCAGGGTCGAGGCGTTCCGGACATGCGAATGGCGGACGATCATCTTCAACCACAGCCATCCGGCGCTGGGCGACCGGAGGGTGCGCGAAGCGGTCGTCCGTGCCATCGACCGCCAGGCCATCGTCCGCGACGTGTACAAGGGAATGGGCGAGGTGATCGGCTCGCCGCTCATCATGCCCGAGTGGGCCGTGAACCACCGGCTCGACTCGCAATACCCGTACGACCCCGACGGCGCCAGGGCGCTGCTTGCCGAAGCGGGGTTCGCCGATGGTTTCAGGGTCGATCTGGTCACGGGCCCGGGTGCCATCCCGGCTCGTCACAATGCTCCGTTCCTGGGAGAGGTCCAGCGTTACCTCGCGGACATCGGCATAGACCTCGTCCTCAACATCAAGCCGATCGTGGAGTACGTAGGGGACTACGAGAATTCCCGCTTCGACGTGTACACCTGCTGCGGTGCTTCCGGTCCCGATCCCGACTTCACCGCCATCTACTTCCACTCGTCGTCGATGCCGCCGAAGGGATCCAACGGCGCCCGCTATGTCAGCGCGGAAGCCGACGAGCTGCTGCTGCGCGGCCGGGCGGCCGCCGATCCCGAGGAACGAGCCGCCGTGTATCACCGCTACGCCGAGGTGCTGACCCACGACCTGCCGTGGGCGGCGCTGTGGCACGAGAACAGGATCCTGGCACTGGACGAAAGCGTCGGCGGAGACTTCACCGAGCTGGGCATGTCGTGGCTGCCCGGGACGATTCCGGGATCGTGGCAATGGACTAAGAACCGGGCCGGCTGA
- a CDS encoding TIGR03619 family F420-dependent LLM class oxidoreductase has protein sequence MPSSGALARPESMVAIARRADEVGFDSIWAIDHIVIPASGVYVFGEDVYEQLVVLAHLAAVTQRVRLGTTVMVVPYRNPIVTAKMLATIDALSGGRLILGVGSGWLEEEFDALGVDYPSRGPVTDEALDTFVSLWTRRDEGRSARFGNIRFAPTPVQDPHPPILIGGNSRRAIRRAVELGQGWHPTTVLGKAELFSLVDHLRASWEAAGRRGKPEIALGIPVLVTESPPDPEETWLGARMVAGWPEQIVAELRGLAEFVTHFVIHVVAHTREELIAQLDLIARDVLPGARLRS, from the coding sequence GTGCCTTCCAGCGGGGCCCTCGCCCGACCGGAGTCCATGGTCGCCATTGCCCGTAGGGCGGACGAGGTCGGGTTCGATTCGATCTGGGCGATCGACCACATCGTCATCCCGGCCTCAGGCGTCTACGTATTCGGCGAAGACGTCTACGAGCAGTTGGTGGTGCTCGCCCATCTGGCCGCGGTCACCCAGCGTGTCCGGCTGGGGACGACTGTCATGGTGGTGCCCTACCGCAACCCCATCGTCACGGCCAAGATGCTCGCCACTATCGATGCGTTGTCGGGCGGGCGGCTGATCCTCGGAGTGGGATCAGGGTGGCTCGAGGAGGAGTTCGACGCGCTCGGCGTCGACTACCCATCCCGCGGTCCCGTAACGGACGAGGCGCTGGACACCTTCGTCAGCCTATGGACGCGCCGCGACGAAGGCCGTTCAGCAAGATTCGGGAATATCCGCTTCGCCCCGACACCGGTCCAGGATCCCCATCCACCCATCCTCATCGGCGGCAACAGCCGTCGCGCCATCCGGCGGGCGGTGGAATTGGGACAGGGCTGGCACCCCACGACGGTTCTGGGCAAGGCTGAGCTCTTCTCCCTCGTCGACCACTTGCGGGCGAGTTGGGAGGCAGCGGGACGCCGCGGGAAACCTGAGATTGCGCTGGGGATCCCCGTTCTCGTCACGGAGTCGCCGCCGGATCCCGAGGAGACTTGGCTGGGAGCACGGATGGTGGCGGGATGGCCCGAGCAGATCGTCGCCGAACTCCGGGGGCTCGCCGAGTTCGTGACGCACTTCGTCATCCACGTGGTGGCTCACACCCGCGAGGAGTTGATCGCCCAACTCGACCTGATAGCCCGGGACGTCCTTCCAGGTGCCCGACTACGCTCGTAA
- a CDS encoding GNAT family N-acetyltransferase, with the protein MLSREVNSILSGLTIDLGTDERSRTDHSGRGRTASTQMVLEARSSEHDVVSVVSSRSTAELTPSEGTRIRNLLDEAFEGRFTDALWRQALGGVHFFVEEDGVPISHASVVPRLLAVRDREINTGYVEAVGTLHRDRHKGLARSVLAAARRHIADSYELGALHSVLPTFYEHLGWERWRGPTFVRTSSGLMRTESDDGCIHIWRVAVTADLDLDVNDPISCEWRPGFVW; encoded by the coding sequence ATGCTCAGCCGGGAAGTGAACAGCATCCTCTCGGGTCTCACCATCGATTTGGGGACGGACGAGCGTTCGCGCACCGATCACAGCGGCCGAGGCCGGACCGCTTCGACGCAAATGGTGCTGGAGGCGCGTAGCAGCGAACATGATGTCGTGAGCGTCGTGAGCTCGAGAAGCACCGCCGAATTGACCCCGTCGGAAGGCACCCGGATCAGGAACCTCCTCGACGAGGCGTTCGAGGGCAGATTCACGGATGCGCTCTGGCGCCAGGCACTCGGGGGAGTGCACTTCTTCGTCGAGGAAGACGGCGTCCCGATCTCTCATGCTTCGGTCGTTCCTCGCCTCCTTGCCGTTCGAGACCGTGAGATCAACACCGGGTACGTCGAGGCGGTCGGGACACTGCATCGCGATCGGCACAAGGGCCTGGCCAGGAGCGTTCTCGCGGCGGCCCGGCGCCACATCGCGGACTCGTACGAGCTCGGAGCCCTGCACTCTGTGCTGCCCACCTTCTACGAGCACCTGGGTTGGGAACGCTGGCGCGGTCCCACCTTCGTGCGGACGAGTTCGGGTCTGATGCGGACTGAGTCGGACGACGGGTGCATCCACATCTGGCGCGTCGCGGTCACGGCCGATCTGGACCTCGATGTCAATGATCCGATCAGTTGCGAGTGGCGTCCCGGCTTCGTCTGGTAG
- a CDS encoding LCP family protein translates to MRKFALNEVAVSGAWMDLRRRGPDPLVAAALSAIWPGLGHFGHRTRRALLFANGTLMAYVFALGYVVARGTRTLLLWTVNVSSLRIVMVGSLLLLAFRSAVAVDAYRTADRRYWRWRHKPRRRVGTAITLTLVAALIAAPHVVVIRLASVQLALLSDVFVATNTLTAAPTPLPTTSPTTSLPEAGEADPSGPIVPLTQATTPAPTTSTTARAPAPAAQPQLTWDGADRLTIALLGSDAGFDRVGVRTDTIIVVSIDVATGDAAAFSVPRNWRHVTFPDGTAAAELWPDGYPEIVNEIYGLGLRQPEAFPQVDDPAGHAIKSALAQLTGLPIQYYVLLDMVGFVKVIDLFGGIDLYVSETIDERIKPIVADGPPVLIATEPGYHHFDGLTALGYVRARTGTTDWHRMTRQRCVVGALLDQVPRMELVYRYADLTDIIAGHVSTDIPIDRLSDLMGLADRLDTSRIVTVNFIPPEFQPGDAPIAQVRAAVAQALEGRANTSNALLANSCRTTQ, encoded by the coding sequence ATGCGCAAGTTTGCTCTGAACGAGGTCGCTGTGAGCGGAGCATGGATGGATCTGCGGCGCCGGGGACCGGACCCGCTGGTAGCCGCGGCGCTCTCCGCGATCTGGCCCGGCCTGGGCCATTTCGGCCACCGAACCCGTCGTGCCCTGCTGTTCGCCAACGGGACCCTGATGGCCTACGTCTTCGCGCTCGGCTACGTGGTGGCGCGCGGCACGAGGACCCTGCTCCTCTGGACCGTGAACGTCTCCTCGCTCCGGATCGTGATGGTGGGGAGCCTGCTCCTACTCGCCTTTCGCTCCGCGGTTGCGGTGGACGCGTACAGAACTGCGGACCGCCGCTACTGGCGGTGGCGCCACAAGCCGCGGCGGCGGGTCGGGACAGCGATCACGCTCACCCTGGTGGCCGCGCTCATCGCCGCTCCCCACGTGGTGGTCATCCGACTCGCCTCGGTGCAGCTGGCCCTGCTGTCGGACGTGTTCGTCGCCACCAACACGCTGACCGCGGCTCCCACCCCGCTTCCCACCACCTCCCCCACGACCTCGCTGCCGGAGGCCGGCGAGGCCGACCCATCGGGACCCATCGTGCCGCTCACACAGGCGACGACCCCGGCCCCTACCACATCCACCACGGCCCGGGCCCCGGCCCCGGCCGCGCAACCACAACTGACATGGGACGGCGCGGACCGCCTCACCATTGCTCTGCTGGGAAGCGACGCCGGGTTCGACCGGGTCGGGGTGAGAACCGACACGATCATCGTGGTCTCGATCGATGTGGCCACCGGCGATGCGGCGGCGTTCAGCGTGCCGCGCAACTGGCGTCACGTCACCTTCCCGGACGGAACCGCTGCCGCGGAGCTATGGCCGGACGGGTATCCGGAGATCGTCAACGAGATCTACGGCCTCGGGCTGAGACAGCCCGAAGCCTTCCCCCAGGTCGATGATCCGGCGGGACACGCCATCAAGTCCGCGCTCGCCCAGCTGACCGGCCTGCCCATCCAGTACTACGTGCTGCTCGACATGGTGGGTTTCGTCAAGGTCATCGACCTGTTCGGCGGCATCGACCTGTACGTGAGCGAGACGATCGACGAGCGGATCAAGCCCATCGTGGCGGACGGCCCGCCCGTCCTCATCGCCACCGAACCCGGATACCACCATTTCGACGGCCTCACCGCCCTCGGCTACGTGCGGGCCCGGACCGGCACCACGGACTGGCACCGGATGACCCGCCAACGATGCGTGGTAGGAGCCCTGCTCGACCAGGTGCCACGCATGGAACTGGTGTACCGGTATGCGGACCTCACCGACATCATCGCCGGCCATGTCAGCACCGACATCCCGATCGATCGTCTCAGCGACCTGATGGGCCTCGCGGACCGCCTCGACACGTCGAGGATCGTCACCGTCAACTTCATCCCGCCCGAGTTCCAGCCCGGCGATGCTCCCATCGCCCAGGTCCGGGCCGCCGTCGCCCAGGCACTCGAAGGCCGCGCCAACACGTCGAACGCGCTCCTCGCCAATAGCTGCCGGACGACCCAGTAA
- a CDS encoding antibiotic biosynthesis monooxygenase, which translates to MSVVKINAITVPDGRGAELEARFAARAREVDGVEGFEGFELLRPVDGETRYFVYTRWRSEEDFQRWVSSRGFQRGHQGPDAGSDSRPVGVASELLSFEVVEPAT; encoded by the coding sequence GTGAGTGTTGTCAAGATCAACGCGATCACCGTGCCGGACGGAAGAGGTGCGGAGCTGGAGGCGCGGTTCGCGGCGCGGGCTCGTGAGGTGGACGGCGTGGAGGGCTTCGAAGGATTCGAGCTGCTGAGGCCGGTGGACGGCGAGACCCGCTACTTCGTGTATACGAGGTGGAGGTCGGAGGAGGACTTCCAGCGGTGGGTCAGCAGCAGGGGGTTCCAGCGGGGCCACCAGGGGCCAGACGCGGGCTCCGACAGCCGGCCGGTCGGAGTGGCGTCTGAGTTGCTGTCGTTCGAGGTGGTCGAGCCCGCTACCTGA
- a CDS encoding DUF1295 domain-containing protein has protein sequence MFEWLGIGHLVELSGTEAVWGYLTPLAAFIGFFVLQLVVPGRRVPGYVIDPETGEPRNYRLNGLLVFIVVVILWYFELTGMPQDWFYRSTLYAVAGGTVVTLILSIIAVYSQPPGEVKNPLLALWIGRAQELSFFNQRIDIKMYFYVVGGAMLVLNGWSAVAYHYDRFGEDANPGVVLYTAFFTWYIVDYFIFERVQLYTYDLIHERMGFKMFWGGLLIYGWMFTIPLWGMAVHPDPGFSGPGRYVWLIGASVSFLFGWGMSRGAAMQKYTFKRWPDRKFLGLIEPEYIEAGDRKLLVSGFWGLSRHMNYGGEGFISLGMALAFGHFTNLWAWTYFIFVVIMFTTRERYDNKFCEEKYGPEKWAEYKARVKYRIYPWIY, from the coding sequence ATGTTCGAATGGCTTGGTATCGGCCACCTCGTCGAGCTTTCCGGGACGGAAGCCGTCTGGGGGTACTTGACCCCGCTGGCGGCATTCATCGGGTTCTTCGTGTTACAGCTCGTGGTGCCGGGACGCCGCGTCCCCGGCTACGTCATCGATCCCGAGACCGGCGAGCCTCGAAACTACCGGCTGAACGGTCTCCTGGTCTTCATAGTCGTGGTGATCCTGTGGTACTTCGAACTGACCGGGATGCCCCAGGACTGGTTCTACCGGTCCACCCTCTATGCCGTGGCCGGCGGAACGGTGGTGACGCTGATCCTCTCCATCATCGCGGTGTACAGCCAGCCACCGGGTGAGGTGAAGAACCCGTTACTGGCCTTGTGGATCGGACGGGCCCAAGAGTTGTCCTTCTTCAACCAGCGCATCGACATCAAGATGTACTTCTATGTGGTGGGCGGGGCGATGTTGGTGCTCAACGGCTGGTCCGCGGTGGCTTACCACTACGACCGCTTCGGCGAGGACGCCAACCCCGGTGTTGTTCTGTACACCGCGTTCTTCACATGGTATATCGTGGATTACTTCATATTCGAGCGCGTCCAGTTGTATACATACGATCTTATCCATGAGCGGATGGGATTCAAGATGTTCTGGGGCGGGCTCCTGATCTACGGTTGGATGTTCACCATCCCGCTGTGGGGGATGGCCGTCCACCCGGACCCCGGATTCTCCGGACCGGGCAGGTATGTCTGGCTGATCGGGGCGTCGGTGAGCTTCCTCTTCGGGTGGGGCATGTCCCGCGGCGCCGCCATGCAGAAGTACACCTTCAAGCGCTGGCCCGACCGCAAGTTCCTCGGCCTCATCGAGCCCGAGTACATCGAGGCCGGGGACCGCAAGCTCCTGGTCAGCGGTTTCTGGGGCCTGTCCCGCCACATGAACTACGGGGGTGAGGGGTTCATCTCGCTGGGGATGGCCCTGGCGTTCGGCCACTTCACCAACCTGTGGGCCTGGACCTACTTCATCTTCGTGGTCATCATGTTCACCACTCGTGAACGCTACGACAACAAGTTCTGTGAGGAGAAGTACGGCCCCGAGAAGTGGGCCGAGTACAAGGCAAGGGTGAAGTACCGGATCTACCCCTGGATCTACTGA
- a CDS encoding aminotransferase class I/II-fold pyridoxal phosphate-dependent enzyme: MAKPSLAVESMSRSGIREIMELAWTVEDVIHLEVGEPNFATPDHVVEAAHQAATDGFTRYTPNAGIPELREVLAQKVRDRNGIEASADQIVVTPGAVVGLYSTLAAVTDPGAEVLLSDPSWPNYHLMMTLQGITPRLFPLSAEDDFIPNAARIEPHITDRSKVLLLNSPGNPSGATTTREALVELLELARAYDLWVLSDEVYDEIWFDDPHVSAGPLDPDGRVVTFFSFSKTYAMTGWRVGYLVTPPSLTENVIKTQEPISSCVNAPAQKAAVAAITGPQEVVAEMRDAYRRRRDRVVELLGREGIPHVRPTGAFYLMADVSGSGMSGLEFARRLVLERGVAVVPGNTFGPGSTAYVRLSLATATEPLLEGVTRLAAAVKEWGA, from the coding sequence ATGGCCAAGCCGTCCCTAGCCGTGGAGTCGATGAGCCGGTCAGGCATCCGGGAGATCATGGAACTGGCCTGGACGGTCGAGGACGTCATCCATCTGGAGGTCGGCGAGCCCAACTTCGCCACCCCCGACCACGTCGTGGAGGCCGCCCATCAAGCCGCCACAGACGGATTCACCCGGTACACGCCCAACGCGGGGATCCCGGAACTACGGGAGGTGCTGGCCCAGAAGGTGCGCGACCGTAACGGCATCGAGGCCTCGGCCGACCAGATCGTGGTGACGCCCGGGGCGGTGGTCGGCCTCTACAGCACCCTGGCCGCGGTTACCGATCCGGGCGCCGAGGTGCTGCTGAGCGACCCCAGCTGGCCGAACTACCACCTGATGATGACCCTGCAAGGGATCACTCCCCGCCTGTTCCCGCTGTCGGCGGAGGACGACTTCATCCCGAACGCCGCCCGGATCGAACCCCACATCACCGACCGCTCCAAGGTGCTGCTGCTGAACTCCCCGGGCAACCCGTCCGGCGCCACCACCACCCGGGAGGCGTTGGTGGAACTGCTGGAGCTGGCCCGGGCCTACGACCTTTGGGTGCTGTCGGACGAGGTGTACGACGAGATCTGGTTCGACGACCCTCACGTGTCCGCCGGCCCACTCGACCCGGACGGCCGGGTGGTGACCTTCTTCAGCTTCTCCAAGACCTACGCGATGACCGGCTGGCGAGTCGGCTACCTGGTCACCCCGCCCTCCCTGACCGAGAACGTGATCAAGACCCAGGAACCGATCTCGTCCTGCGTGAACGCCCCCGCCCAGAAGGCGGCCGTGGCCGCCATCACCGGTCCCCAGGAAGTGGTCGCCGAGATGCGAGACGCCTACCGGCGGCGCCGCGACCGTGTAGTGGAGCTACTCGGGCGGGAAGGAATCCCCCACGTGCGGCCCACCGGCGCCTTCTACCTCATGGCCGACGTCAGCGGCAGCGGCATGAGCGGGCTGGAGTTCGCCCGCCGCCTGGTGCTGGAACGAGGCGTAGCCGTGGTCCCCGGCAACACCTTCGGCCCCGGAAGCACCGCCTACGTGCGCCTGTCACTGGCCACCGCCACCGAACCCCTTCTCGAAGGAGTGACCCGCCTGGCCGCGGCTGTCAAGGAGTGGGGAGCCTGA